In Deinococcus sp. QL22, the following are encoded in one genomic region:
- a CDS encoding metallophosphoesterase: MRRLLVPLLLPLLLSGTPLPPPAPDLLRVAVLSDFNGAYGSLTYPPALKPSLSRIINTWKPDLVLSAGDLIAGQKASLTDANVQGMWATFEKEVRGPLAKVGIPFVFTLGNHDASLVRDRREAAAYWTRFLPAGTVVDAAQYPFRYSLTRADKAGRTLFIAVLDASGPRVDAAQRAWLAAQLATPQAQTAGVRLVVGHLPLAGVSEGKNKPGEVIAEAATLREVMERGRVLAYISGHHAAYYPARLGRLNVLSSGGIGGRDYVGFPGTARSVVSVLEIDLQAATARVSAVNADTGAAIDHNKLPARINGLGGPLVRVEEFR, from the coding sequence ATGCGCCGCCTGCTCGTGCCTCTGCTCTTGCCGCTTCTGCTGTCTGGCACGCCTTTGCCGCCCCCCGCCCCCGACCTCCTGCGCGTGGCCGTTCTCAGCGACTTTAACGGCGCTTACGGCAGCCTGACCTATCCGCCCGCCCTCAAGCCCAGCCTCAGCCGCATCATCAACACCTGGAAACCAGACCTAGTGCTGTCGGCGGGCGACCTGATCGCGGGACAGAAAGCCAGCCTGACCGACGCCAACGTGCAGGGCATGTGGGCCACCTTCGAGAAAGAGGTGCGCGGGCCTCTGGCAAAGGTCGGAATCCCGTTCGTGTTCACGCTGGGCAACCACGACGCCAGCCTCGTGCGAGATCGGCGGGAAGCGGCGGCGTACTGGACACGCTTTTTACCTGCCGGAACAGTTGTGGACGCCGCGCAGTATCCCTTCCGCTACAGCCTGACCCGCGCCGACAAGGCCGGACGTACCCTGTTTATAGCCGTGCTGGACGCCAGCGGGCCAAGGGTAGACGCGGCGCAACGGGCCTGGCTGGCCGCGCAACTCGCCACACCACAGGCACAGACGGCGGGCGTGCGATTGGTGGTGGGGCACTTGCCGCTGGCAGGCGTCAGCGAGGGCAAAAACAAACCCGGCGAGGTGATTGCCGAAGCCGCCACCCTGCGCGAGGTGATGGAGCGAGGGCGTGTGCTGGCCTACATCAGCGGGCATCACGCGGCCTACTACCCAGCCAGATTGGGCCGTCTGAATGTGCTGAGCAGCGGAGGCATCGGCGGACGCGATTACGTGGGCTTTCCCGGTACAGCCCGCAGCGTGGTCAGTGTGCTGGAGATCGATTTACAGGCAGCAACCGCCCGCGTCAGCGCCGTGAATGCCGACACCGGCGCGGCGATTGATCACAACAAATTGCCCGCCCGAATCAATGGATTGGGCGGGCCGTTGGTGCGGGTGGAAGAGTTTCGGTGA
- a CDS encoding MmcQ/YjbR family DNA-binding protein: MRSVSDLRAACAALPHSSETFPFGMDTLVWKVGRPDAAKMYALSGINADPLTLSLKVRPEYGDTLRAVHAAIVPGYHLNKRHWVTVTLDGRVPGELVQELLAGSHALVLSSFTRAQRADLEL, from the coding sequence ATGCGTTCTGTTTCTGATCTGCGTGCGGCGTGCGCGGCCCTGCCCCATTCCTCCGAAACCTTCCCGTTTGGAATGGACACTCTGGTTTGGAAGGTGGGTCGCCCCGACGCCGCCAAAATGTATGCGCTGAGCGGCATCAACGCTGATCCGCTGACGCTTTCGCTGAAGGTTCGGCCCGAATACGGCGACACCTTGCGGGCCGTCCACGCTGCGATCGTGCCGGGCTACCACCTGAACAAGCGCCACTGGGTCACGGTCACGCTGGACGGCCGTGTGCCGGGCGAGTTGGTGCAGGAATTGTTGGCTGGAAGCCACGCGCTGGTGCTGTCCAGTTTTACGCGGGCGCAGCGGGCAGACCTAGAACTGTGA
- the alaS gene encoding alanine--tRNA ligase yields MTVPPTTAPTTAQIREKYLSFFESKGHLRLPSHSLIAPDPTTLFTVAGMQPFKPQFMGAAAKFPGYGDNPRVTTAQKCLRVGDIENVGRTLRHCSLLEMLGNFSFGDYFKRDALTWAWEFLTSPDWMGLDKSKLYATIYEDDEEAFGIWTKEIGLPADHLLRFGADENFWPADAPAKGPNGPCGPCSEIFYDRGPAYGDDTWAEYADTRESARFLEIWNNVFPQFERQEPQADGTPTLLDLPAKNIDTGMGLERIATVVQDVFDFYSNDVFAPIIARIVELSGKPYLGPESISHRVVAEHVRSVSMTLADGVSLSNTGRGYVIRKILRRASRHAYLLGLREPVLHTLVPLVVASMGSGYPELVTEEARVTAAIRAEEERFLKTLEGGIQRLGGLLEGMQQGGVLGGEEAFTLYDTYGFPVDLTKEIAEEYGVSVDEAGYAESLERAQMLARAGSKYGKSELFGGQDTVGDLSATAFVGYDQLEAEGQVLALMTSEGRVDALEAGTAGTVVLTQTPFYAEGGGEVGDTGRLEWTGEDGLAGAGVVRDTRKTPGGVFLHEVEVQAGTLTPDVTVRGVVDGARQATERHHTATHLLHAALRAVLGDGVRQAGSLVAPDRLRFDFSHSAALSTAEMAEVERLVSRWISADFAVKWQEMPIAEAKAAGATALFGEKYGDTVRVVSVEGDVTLNGHTVSSKELCGGAHVTRTGEIGAFVLLSDENVAAGVRRIEALAGEAATAWLRDRLNSDARLAASLNTSLDGLEVRVAQLQAQLKAAEKETVQVRRQLTEAQMSGGSSGGTAPLRELGGFRVAALKLTGIAGNELRGAADKLLDTSGADLVVIASDAGLVVKATKEAVAKGAHAGQLVGKLAAAAGGKGGGRPDMAQAGIQNPDAALEALDTAF; encoded by the coding sequence ATGACGGTTCCGCCCACCACTGCCCCAACGACGGCACAGATTCGCGAAAAGTATCTGTCTTTTTTCGAGAGCAAAGGCCACCTGCGCCTGCCCAGCCACAGCCTGATCGCGCCTGATCCCACCACGCTGTTTACGGTGGCAGGCATGCAGCCCTTCAAGCCGCAGTTTATGGGGGCGGCGGCCAAATTCCCCGGCTACGGCGACAACCCCCGCGTGACCACCGCCCAGAAGTGCCTGCGCGTGGGCGACATCGAGAACGTGGGGCGCACACTGCGGCACTGCTCGCTGCTGGAAATGCTGGGCAACTTCAGCTTTGGCGACTACTTCAAGCGGGACGCGCTGACGTGGGCGTGGGAATTCCTGACTTCCCCAGACTGGATGGGGCTAGACAAATCCAAGCTGTACGCGACCATCTACGAGGACGACGAGGAAGCGTTCGGCATCTGGACGAAGGAAATCGGGCTGCCCGCAGACCACCTGCTGCGCTTTGGGGCCGACGAGAATTTCTGGCCCGCCGACGCGCCCGCCAAGGGGCCAAACGGCCCGTGCGGGCCATGCAGCGAGATTTTTTATGACCGGGGGCCAGCCTACGGCGACGACACTTGGGCCGAGTACGCCGACACCCGCGAAAGCGCCCGCTTTCTGGAAATTTGGAACAACGTGTTTCCTCAGTTTGAGCGGCAGGAACCGCAGGCCGACGGTACGCCCACTCTGCTAGACTTGCCCGCCAAAAACATCGATACGGGCATGGGGCTGGAGCGCATCGCCACCGTTGTGCAGGACGTGTTCGACTTCTATTCCAACGATGTGTTTGCGCCGATTATTGCCCGCATTGTGGAACTGAGCGGCAAGCCGTACTTGGGGCCAGAAAGCATCTCTCACCGCGTGGTGGCCGAGCATGTGCGCTCTGTCAGCATGACGTTGGCCGACGGCGTGAGCCTCAGCAATACCGGGCGCGGCTACGTGATTCGCAAGATTCTGCGCCGGGCCAGCCGTCACGCCTACCTGTTAGGCCTGCGCGAACCCGTGCTGCACACACTGGTGCCGCTGGTGGTGGCGAGCATGGGCAGCGGCTACCCCGAATTGGTGACGGAAGAAGCCCGCGTGACGGCAGCGATTCGGGCTGAAGAAGAACGGTTCCTGAAGACGCTGGAAGGCGGGATTCAGCGGCTAGGCGGTTTGCTGGAAGGCATGCAACAGGGCGGCGTCCTGGGCGGCGAGGAAGCCTTTACCCTTTACGACACCTACGGCTTTCCCGTAGACCTGACCAAAGAAATTGCCGAAGAATACGGCGTGAGCGTGGACGAAGCTGGATACGCCGAGAGCTTGGAGCGGGCGCAGATGCTGGCACGGGCAGGCAGCAAGTACGGCAAATCGGAATTGTTTGGCGGGCAAGATACGGTGGGCGACCTGAGCGCCACCGCGTTTGTGGGCTACGACCAGTTGGAAGCCGAGGGGCAAGTGCTGGCCCTGATGACCTCTGAAGGCCGCGTGGACGCGCTGGAAGCAGGCACGGCGGGCACAGTGGTGCTGACGCAGACGCCATTTTATGCCGAGGGCGGCGGCGAGGTGGGCGACACCGGGCGGCTGGAATGGACGGGTGAGGACGGCCTCGCAGGTGCGGGCGTGGTGCGTGATACCCGCAAGACCCCCGGCGGCGTGTTTCTGCATGAGGTGGAGGTGCAGGCCGGAACCCTGACGCCTGACGTGACGGTGCGCGGCGTGGTCGACGGAGCGCGGCAGGCCACCGAGCGCCACCACACGGCCACGCATTTGCTGCACGCGGCTCTGCGTGCCGTGCTGGGCGACGGCGTGCGTCAGGCCGGATCGTTGGTGGCCCCGGATCGTCTGCGCTTCGATTTCTCCCACAGTGCGGCACTGAGCACCGCTGAGATGGCGGAAGTGGAACGATTGGTGAGCCGCTGGATCAGCGCCGACTTTGCCGTGAAGTGGCAGGAAATGCCCATTGCCGAGGCCAAAGCAGCGGGCGCGACGGCCCTCTTTGGCGAGAAGTACGGCGACACCGTGCGCGTGGTCAGCGTGGAAGGCGACGTGACCCTGAACGGCCACACGGTCAGCAGCAAGGAACTCTGCGGCGGCGCACACGTGACCCGCACGGGAGAAATCGGCGCGTTCGTGCTGCTGAGCGATGAAAACGTGGCGGCAGGCGTGCGCCGCATCGAGGCTCTGGCAGGTGAGGCCGCGACTGCGTGGCTACGCGACCGCCTGAACAGTGACGCCCGCCTTGCCGCCAGCCTGAACACCAGCCTGGACGGACTGGAAGTGCGTGTGGCGCAGCTTCAGGCCCAACTGAAGGCCGCCGAGAAGGAAACGGTGCAGGTGCGCCGTCAACTGACCGAGGCGCAGATGAGCGGCGGAAGCAGCGGCGGCACGGCTCCTCTGCGCGAGTTGGGCGGCTTCCGGGTGGCGGCGCTGAAATTGACCGGGATTGCAGGCAACGAACTGCGCGGAGCCGCCGACAAGTTGCTGGACACCAGCGGCGCAGACCTCGTGGTGATCGCCTCTGACGCCGGATTGGTCGTGAAGGCTACCAAAGAGGCCGTAGCGAAAGGCGCACACGCGGGCCAACTGGTGGGCAAACTGGCCGCCGCAGCGGGAGGCAAAGGCGGGGGCCGCCCCGATATGGCGCAGGCGGGGATTCAGAACCCAGACGCGGCACTAGAGGCGTTGGACACAGCGTTCTAA
- a CDS encoding response regulator, whose amino-acid sequence MPRILVVDDDAAILKLISVILSRAGHEVRTSNHPVEALDLLKVFTPDLVISDVVMPYMTGLEFLEKVRDNEQLGALPFVLLSSHAERGDVRRGMNLGADDYLPKPFTPLDLTTAVDARLRRAGLTIQGESGMLAKGLGTAQVVWKGAAVAWVSRKALELFFYLLEHKEVTSWEAAEALWPEKDEARASSLFHTTLHRLRRSLSNEAVVSTNRRYALASDLSPEYDVQRYELLAGQAENGSLGLEELRELAAIYGHFLPGADSPWVDDVRSRLEQKQLSILGLAARAATEAGRAKDAAMLHQRALAIDPMSELDWQGLARALDTIGDPRARLAAQREAWWAVDLD is encoded by the coding sequence ATGCCGCGCATCCTTGTCGTGGATGACGACGCCGCCATCCTCAAGCTCATCAGTGTCATCCTGTCCCGTGCTGGGCATGAGGTTCGCACCAGCAACCATCCTGTCGAAGCCCTTGATCTGCTGAAAGTTTTCACGCCTGATCTGGTGATCAGCGATGTGGTCATGCCCTATATGACGGGCCTAGAATTTCTGGAAAAAGTGCGCGACAACGAGCAATTGGGCGCGTTGCCGTTTGTACTGCTGTCCAGCCATGCCGAGCGCGGAGACGTGCGCCGGGGCATGAATCTGGGGGCCGACGATTACCTGCCCAAACCCTTTACCCCGCTTGATCTGACCACCGCCGTGGACGCCCGTTTACGCCGCGCCGGGCTGACCATTCAGGGCGAAAGCGGGATGCTGGCTAAGGGCTTAGGCACGGCCCAGGTGGTCTGGAAGGGCGCGGCGGTGGCGTGGGTGTCGCGCAAGGCGCTGGAACTGTTCTTCTACCTGCTGGAACACAAGGAAGTGACCAGTTGGGAGGCCGCTGAAGCCCTCTGGCCCGAGAAAGACGAGGCCCGCGCCAGCAGTCTGTTTCATACGACCCTGCACCGCCTGCGCCGCAGCCTGAGCAACGAAGCGGTGGTCAGCACCAATCGCCGCTACGCCCTCGCCAGCGATCTGAGTCCTGAATACGACGTGCAGCGTTACGAACTGCTGGCGGGACAGGCCGAAAACGGCAGCCTCGGGCTGGAGGAACTGCGCGAACTGGCGGCCATCTACGGCCACTTTTTGCCCGGAGCCGATAGCCCCTGGGTAGACGATGTGCGCTCCCGGCTGGAGCAAAAGCAGCTGAGCATTCTGGGCCTCGCCGCCCGCGCCGCCACCGAAGCCGGACGCGCCAAAGACGCCGCCATGTTGCACCAACGCGCCCTGGCGATTGACCCCATGAGCGAACTGGATTGGCAGGGCCTGGCCCGCGCTCTGGACACCATTGGCGATCCCCGCGCCCGCCTTGCTGCACAGCGGGAAGCCTGGTGGGCTGTGGACTTGGACTGA
- a CDS encoding amidohydrolase, translated as MTSPLHLLLARTLTLDPAQPHAGAVLVGGGRVLAVGTAEEVQALAPRAERHDHRDLLLTPGLADAHIHLVGYGFSLSQVGLHGARSVSEVLARVAQRAMNTPHGTWIRGGGFLMNELGLNEYPSAAMLDEVSPHHPVLLYSRDLHSAWANSLALRLAGISDTTPDPEGGKIVRPLGTLLESATDLVAGVIPAPSEAQYLAAARAGANDLASRGYVSAHTMAFESSEAPRALQTLASRGELPLRVWASLPHERLHLARELGLALNPGGLFQWGGVKFFADGALGSRTAWLHAPGFADGSGTGIPLDSPELIRELGAQAIALGLTPVTHAIGDRANTEVLDAYDSLREAAKARGIRLRIEHAQHLRPADIPRFAGLTASVQPMHLQGDGSMIRQLLPHLEQGTYAFRALRDAGAVLAFGSDAPVTPPDYRANFAAAISRVDDEGGRVAPQEALTELEVLHAHTRGPALAAGWEDEGIIRPGARAAFTLWDRLGGNARAMVF; from the coding sequence ATGACTTCCCCGCTGCACCTGCTGCTCGCCCGTACCCTCACGCTCGATCCTGCCCAACCTCATGCCGGAGCCGTGCTGGTGGGCGGCGGGCGAGTGCTGGCCGTAGGCACTGCCGAGGAAGTGCAGGCTCTTGCTCCCCGTGCCGAGCGTCACGATCACCGCGACCTGCTGCTGACGCCGGGGCTGGCCGACGCGCATATCCACCTCGTCGGCTACGGCTTTTCCCTGTCCCAAGTGGGGCTGCACGGCGCACGCAGCGTGTCGGAGGTGTTGGCGCGGGTGGCGCAGCGGGCCATGAACACACCCCACGGCACCTGGATTCGCGGCGGCGGCTTTCTGATGAACGAACTGGGCCTGAACGAGTACCCCAGCGCCGCCATGCTAGATGAAGTCAGCCCACACCATCCGGTGTTGCTGTACTCGCGCGATCTGCATTCGGCGTGGGCCAATTCGCTGGCGTTGCGGTTGGCCGGAATCTCGGACACCACGCCCGATCCAGAGGGCGGAAAAATCGTGCGGCCCCTCGGTACCTTGCTGGAAAGTGCCACCGATCTGGTCGCGGGCGTCATTCCGGCCCCCAGTGAGGCGCAGTATCTAGCGGCTGCCCGTGCTGGAGCCAATGACCTCGCCTCGCGCGGCTATGTCAGCGCCCACACGATGGCCTTCGAATCGTCCGAAGCGCCCCGCGCCCTGCAAACCCTCGCCTCACGTGGAGAATTGCCGCTGCGGGTCTGGGCCAGCCTGCCGCACGAGCGCCTGCATCTGGCCCGTGAGTTGGGCCTCGCGCTCAATCCGGGTGGCCTGTTTCAGTGGGGCGGCGTCAAGTTTTTTGCCGATGGCGCACTGGGCAGCCGCACCGCCTGGCTGCACGCGCCGGGGTTTGCTGATGGCAGCGGCACCGGTATTCCGCTGGACTCTCCCGAACTGATCCGCGAACTGGGCGCCCAGGCCATCGCGCTGGGCCTCACGCCTGTCACGCACGCCATTGGAGACCGGGCCAATACCGAGGTGCTGGACGCCTACGACAGCCTGCGCGAGGCAGCCAAGGCACGCGGGATACGCCTCAGAATCGAACACGCCCAACATCTGCGGCCCGCCGACATTCCCCGGTTTGCCGGACTGACGGCCAGCGTTCAGCCCATGCACCTTCAGGGCGACGGCAGCATGATTCGCCAACTGTTGCCGCACTTGGAGCAGGGAACCTATGCCTTCCGTGCTCTGCGGGATGCCGGAGCAGTGCTGGCTTTTGGCAGCGACGCCCCCGTGACCCCGCCCGACTACCGCGCCAACTTTGCCGCCGCCATCAGCCGGGTAGACGATGAAGGTGGCCGCGTGGCCCCGCAGGAGGCGCTGACTGAACTGGAGGTGCTGCACGCCCATACACGCGGCCCGGCGCTGGCCGCAGGTTGGGAAGATGAGGGCATCATTCGCCCCGGCGCACGGGCAGCGTTTACGTTGTGGGACAGGCTGGGCGGGAATGCTCGGGCGATGGTTTTCTAG
- a CDS encoding YebC/PmpR family DNA-binding transcriptional regulator: MAGHSKWSQIKRKKGANDKRRSAMISKHLRAITAAVRSGGSGDPAGNLSLKNCIAAAKTDTVPVDNIESAIKRALGAGEGAAEYKEVNYEGYGPGGTAIFIEALTDNVNRTVAEVRSVFTKKGGSMGNSGSVAWQFEKKGVLLVPDASEAAQEAAIEHGAEDFIESEDGLEITAAPADLYAVQDGLTAAGFPVESAQMTMIPSNTVAVAGDDARKLMVLMEALEDLDDVQNVYSNADLPEDEEE, translated from the coding sequence ATGGCCGGTCACAGCAAATGGTCGCAAATCAAGCGAAAAAAGGGGGCCAACGACAAACGGCGTTCGGCCATGATCAGCAAGCACCTGCGGGCCATCACAGCGGCGGTGCGTTCGGGCGGCAGCGGCGATCCGGCGGGCAACCTCAGCCTGAAAAACTGCATCGCGGCGGCCAAAACCGACACAGTTCCCGTGGACAACATCGAAAGTGCCATCAAGCGGGCGTTGGGCGCGGGCGAGGGCGCAGCGGAGTACAAAGAAGTGAACTATGAGGGCTATGGCCCCGGCGGAACCGCCATTTTCATTGAGGCCCTGACCGACAACGTGAACCGCACGGTGGCCGAAGTCCGCAGCGTGTTTACCAAAAAGGGCGGCAGCATGGGCAACAGCGGCAGCGTGGCCTGGCAATTTGAGAAAAAAGGCGTGCTGCTGGTGCCCGACGCCTCGGAAGCCGCGCAGGAAGCCGCGATAGAACACGGCGCGGAGGACTTTATAGAGAGTGAGGATGGCCTGGAAATTACCGCCGCCCCAGCCGATCTGTACGCTGTGCAGGACGGCCTGACCGCCGCTGGCTTCCCCGTGGAAAGCGCCCAGATGACCATGATTCCCAGCAACACGGTGGCCGTCGCCGGTGACGACGCCCGCAAACTGATGGTGCTGATGGAAGCGTTGGAAGACCTGGACGACGTGCAGAACGTGTATTCCAATGCCGATCTGCCGGAAGACGAGGAAGAGTAG